The following coding sequences are from one Lolium rigidum isolate FL_2022 chromosome 6, APGP_CSIRO_Lrig_0.1, whole genome shotgun sequence window:
- the LOC124664184 gene encoding uncharacterized protein LOC124664184, with protein sequence MPAPDGYDLRQGGVEGPSSLHIAIPPHASTPPPLRPSSPPPPPVPPLSFRHLSPCARWSAWVAAALADPGFAPVLHSTAIHDAVAASTAAVIPDRDALSALLSLWHPDSHTFRLPAGPATFSLEDALVLAGLPPSGAPLDRPLTPTEEDVRVRLLVEKEKIKELHPCARKARRVSAEHWLEWFDTRIRPGEDDELRRLGFLAYWLAFFVTPRLNPKGSELPDCVFALAARLSLGERIALGPAVVANLYTEMDRIATSGVAEGASGRVDVWAPLWLLQVWMWERYDCLRPPELRAPEFPVSSVRALYWTRRRRKTTREESLRVLQEEDCFEWRPYARNSLKWTEPEWFSNETVLVSSRGKDKPEWFEDYVAMITQAVLNGVYGDGIGTSTMYNPHVVARQFGYDQDAPFPIVHGFKSKGIKVWVPGICRRGAASKEYVAWLNGQFVRPQEADQYVRSEIAHEENSASSSPLSEDRGNLVGTGKKKKRDKLPENGGMNKKSKVSVSDSDDECIVIESHDKKCEVINLDDDQEQSICDPEDNDRQLVLELEEFVRCGLFSQWEESSDEDEGGGRKQQKSKNSNIDPYAEAAMTEYPLFFELIPQRPHYRGLVNSDDTLRDLACSGMWFLLVGLAREVLRTSWDTDASEVTYLMQKARKLEQNGFNVKHFIARLKEPQTRLRRLQDSMARLEDARTKEQESKGVKSLSSHLSKLKHNILTMERHLDEKKQARRASVHNESSEGIDLLEKEVEAAEKSFQAMKDEVAAMRLKDADI encoded by the coding sequence ATGCCAGCCCCCGATGGCTACGACCTCCGGCAAGGCGGCGTCGAAGGCCCCTCCTCCCTCCACATCGCCATTCCCCCCCACGCCTCAACCCCGCCGCCCCTCCGCccttcatcgccgccgccgccgcccgtcccGCCCCTCTCCTTCCGCCACCTCTCGCCCTGCGCGCGCTGGTCCGCCTGGGTCGCCGCGGCGCTCGCCGACCCCGGGTTCGCGCCCGTGCTCCACTCCACcgccatccacgacgccgtcgcggcCTCCACGGCCGCCGTCATCCCCGACCGCGACGCCCTATCCGCGCTCCTCTCCCTCTGGCACCCGGACTCCCACACCTTCCGCCTCCCCGCCGGGCCCGCCACCTTCTCCCTCGAggacgcgctcgtcctcgccggccTGCCCCCCTCCGGCGCGCCGCTCGACCGGCCCCTCACCCCGACCGAGGAGGACGTCCGCGTCCGTCTCCTAGTCGAGAAGGAGAAGATCAAGGAGCTGCACCCGTGCGCTCGCAAGGCCCGGCGCGTGTCCGCGGAGCACTGGCTCGAGTGGTTCGACACCAGGATCCGGCCCGGGGAAGACGATGAGCTGCGGCGGCTTGGGTTCCTCGCCTACTGGCTAGCCTTCTTCGTCACCCCCAGGCTAAACCCAAAGGGGTCCGAGCTACCGGACTGCGTGTTTGCGCTCGCCGCGCGGCTCAGCCTTGGCGAGCGCATTGCGCTCGGGCCGGCGGTGGTGGCTAATCTCTACACCGAGATGGACAGGATTGCTACCTCTGGCGTGGCAGAGGGGGCAAGTGGGCGTGTCGACGTTTGGGCGCCGCTCTGGCTGTTGCAGGTGTGGATGTGGGAGCGCTACGACTGCCTGCGCCCGCCCGAGCTGAGAGCGCCGGAGTTCCCCGTCTCCAGCGTCCGGGCACTCTATtggacccggaggaggaggaagaccacaAGGGAGGAGTCTCTACGTGTTCTGCAGGAAGAGGATTGTTTCGAGTGGAGGCCTTACGCTCGCAATTCGCTCAAATGGACCGAACCTGAGTGGTTTAGCAATGAAACTGTTTTGGTGAGCTCCAGAGGTAAGGATAAGCCAGAGTGGTTCGAGGATTACGTTGCAATGATCACACAAGCGGTGCTTAATGGAGTGTACGGTGATGGCATCGGTACTTCCACAATGTACAATCCCCATGTCGTTGCAAGGCAGTTTGGGTATGATCAGGACGCcccctttccaattgtccatggGTTTAAGTCCAAGGGAATCAAGGTGTGGGTACCTGGTATCTGCAGACGCGGGGCAGCTAGCAAGGAATATGTTGCATGGTTGAATGGACAGTTTGTGAGGCCCCAGGAAGCTGACCAATATGTTAGGTCAGAAATAGCACACGAGGAAAACTCTGCTAGTTCATCTCCGCTGAGTGAAGATAGGGGAAATCTTGTAGGTACAGGGAAGAAAAAGAAACGAGATAAACTCCCTGAAAATGGTGGCATGAATAAGAAAAGCAAGGTATCTGTCAGCGACAGTGATGATGAATGCATTGTTATCGAATCACATGATAAGAAATGTGAAGTAATAAACCTCGACGATGATCAGGAACAGAGTATCTGTGATCCTGAAGATAATGATAGGCAACTAGTCCTGGAGCTGGAAGAGTTTGTGCGTTGTGGGCTGTTTTCACAATGGGAGGAAAGCTCTGatgaagatgaaggaggtggaAGAAAGCAACAGAAGTCAAAGAATAGCAACATTGACCCTTATGCCGAAGCAGCCATGACAGAGTACCCTCTCTTCTTTGAGCTCATTCCCCAGAGACCACATTACAGAGGGTTGGTGAACAGCGATGACACTCTACGAGATCTGGCCTGCAGTGGAATGTGGTTTTTGTTGGTTGGCTTGGCTAGAGAGGTCCTTAGGACATCATGGGATACAGATGCTTCAGAGGTTACATATTTGATGCAAAAAGCTCGGAAATTGGAACAAAATGGGTTCAATGTGAAGCATTTCATTGCCCGCCTGAAGGAGCCACAGACCCGACTTAGAAGGCTTCAGGATTCCATGGCAAGGCTTGAGGATGCCCGGACCAAAGAGCAAGAATCAAAAGGTGTTAAATCTCTTTCAAGCCACCTGAGTAAACTGAAACACAATATACTAACAATGGAGAGGCATTTGGACGAAAAAAAGCAAGCTCGTAGAGCATCTGTGCATAATGAGTCGAGTGAAGGAATCGATCTCTTGGAGAAGGAAGTAGAAGCTGCAGAAAAATCATTTCAGGCAATGAAGGATGAAGTCGCTGCAATGAGACTGAAAGACGCAGATATATGA